The Acidobacteriota bacterium genome includes a region encoding these proteins:
- a CDS encoding YwiC-like family protein encodes MLEPQIAGLAIAYSTGAPWIACLTIGAFLTRQPLKVLLADRFGMRNRERASLAFRFLLCYGAIFSVGLAGTLLTVGFRPLLPFTWVLPLALFQIYIDASGQSRKLIPELTGAVVMSARSQRSACQQYVARECYRTLGDLCIKVNCLYSVCS; translated from the coding sequence TTGCTCGAACCCCAAATTGCCGGTCTGGCGATCGCGTATTCAACCGGAGCTCCCTGGATCGCCTGTCTTACTATCGGTGCGTTTCTCACACGGCAACCGCTAAAGGTCCTGCTCGCCGACCGCTTTGGAATGCGAAACAGGGAGCGTGCGAGCCTGGCCTTTCGATTTTTGCTTTGCTACGGTGCGATATTCTCCGTAGGCCTCGCCGGTACGCTGTTAACCGTAGGCTTTCGACCGCTCCTTCCTTTTACTTGGGTCTTGCCGCTAGCTCTTTTTCAAATATATATTGATGCATCGGGGCAAAGCCGAAAGCTGATACCTGAACTGACCGGAGCTGTCGTTATGTCAGCTCGATCGCAGCGATCGGCCTGTCAGCAGTATGTCGCTCGCGAATGCTATCGCACTTTGGGCGATCTTTGCATCAAGGTCAATTGCCTCTATTCTGTATGTTCGTGA
- the ric gene encoding iron-sulfur cluster repair di-iron protein — translation MISVQGKTVREIALEMPLTTRVFEEFKIDYCCHGDTPFDDACRNVGASPEIVKEKIDGVLGGSTNSDQESFSKMDLSDLVDHILDKHHVYTRDEMSHLTPLMAKVASRHGDHYTYLLELKDLFQALCDDLEPHMMKEEMVLFPYIQKLEHSYSNHLNVAFPPFGTVQHPVNMMNIEHEEVGEILVNMRRVTNDYTLPAEACPSFTALYHRLGEFERDLHQHIHLGEQSALSTCYRTRTKGSSLTFARNEPKHVDCRTDNSTS, via the coding sequence ATGATCAGTGTTCAAGGTAAAACGGTCCGCGAAATAGCACTTGAAATGCCGTTGACAACGCGCGTCTTTGAGGAATTCAAGATCGACTATTGTTGTCATGGAGACACGCCGTTCGATGACGCCTGTCGAAACGTCGGGGCGAGTCCGGAAATAGTCAAAGAGAAGATCGATGGCGTCCTGGGTGGATCAACAAATAGTGATCAAGAATCGTTCTCCAAAATGGACTTGAGCGATCTCGTTGATCATATTTTGGATAAACATCACGTCTATACACGCGACGAAATGAGCCATTTGACCCCGCTGATGGCTAAGGTCGCGAGCCGTCATGGTGATCATTATACATATCTACTTGAGTTGAAAGATCTCTTCCAAGCATTGTGTGATGATCTGGAACCGCACATGATGAAAGAAGAAATGGTTCTGTTCCCTTATATTCAAAAACTAGAGCATAGTTACTCAAATCATCTTAACGTTGCGTTTCCGCCCTTCGGAACTGTTCAGCATCCGGTGAATATGATGAACATCGAGCATGAAGAAGTCGGCGAAATCCTTGTCAATATGCGTCGAGTTACGAATGACTACACGCTGCCGGCGGAGGCGTGCCCGAGTTTCACCGCCCTGTATCATCGGCTCGGGGAGTTTGAGCGCGACTTGCACCAGCATATTCACCTTGGAGAACAATCTGCTCTTTCCACGTGCTATCGAACTCGAACAAAAGGCTCGAGCCTCACTTTCGCTCGGAATGAACCAAAGCATGTCGACTGCCGCACCGATAACAGCACCAGTTAG
- a CDS encoding winged helix-turn-helix domain-containing protein — protein sequence MGSSSEFSSLVINRMCGILRDRADTVQILATPSAEQRVATVILRLTGEMNGGEVKKITHRRQDIAEMAGLSLETTIRTIRKLAEKGYLKIVGGRIFVETTDHLRTLVR from the coding sequence ATGGGATCATCGTCCGAATTTTCGTCCCTGGTGATTAACCGCATGTGCGGCATTCTCCGTGACCGGGCCGATACCGTTCAGATTTTGGCCACGCCATCGGCCGAGCAGCGTGTTGCGACCGTTATTTTGCGGCTTACGGGGGAAATGAATGGCGGCGAAGTCAAGAAGATTACCCATCGACGGCAAGATATAGCTGAGATGGCAGGGCTTTCGCTTGAGACCACGATCCGGACCATCCGAAAGCTCGCGGAAAAGGGATATCTGAAAATAGTTGGCGGAAGAATATTCGTCGAAACGACTGATCACCTTCGTACTCTTGTCCGTTAG
- a CDS encoding cyclic nucleotide-binding domain-containing protein translates to MSQISDHFSVELTEDLFAIGSKRSFGSGKHIFFEGDRATFLPIILSGKIKMVRYPEAGKEIIIGTFQAGEIFAIPPAMDGKRFPATAVAIENS, encoded by the coding sequence ATGAGTCAAATATCAGACCATTTTAGTGTCGAATTAACGGAGGACCTTTTTGCTATTGGCAGCAAAAGATCGTTCGGTAGCGGTAAGCACATTTTTTTTGAGGGTGATCGGGCCACATTCTTGCCGATCATACTTTCTGGAAAGATCAAAATGGTTCGCTATCCTGAGGCGGGTAAGGAGATCATCATTGGCACGTTTCAGGCTGGCGAGATATTTGCCATCCCGCCGGCGATGGACGGAAAGCGGTTTCCCGCTACAGCCGTCGCGATCGAGAACAGCTAG